Proteins encoded by one window of Dreissena polymorpha isolate Duluth1 chromosome 11, UMN_Dpol_1.0, whole genome shotgun sequence:
- the LOC127851067 gene encoding N-acylglucosamine 2-epimerase-like isoform X2: MAEKRLQEFYDEISEDLTRCVQFWLTHSHDDKYGGFFNCIDEDGTVYDETKHVWLQARQVWMYAKLYNEEEQFNTQAVLQAAEKGAGFLMKFAKDASTGRCYLILTRDGRPIKMQRTIFSECFYTMAMSEMAKATKQELYKTEAIQMMDRLIHWVREDDTDIRLGRPPLSGEARSESLAVPMMLLCVTHELQTLDPSLGARYRDIQEWSVQKALSHVQREGTVILENVSTSGTELPGSLGRLMIPGHAIEAGWFLLRYAKQNGRDELAQKAIDQFMNDPFARGWDDECGGLYYFLDADRYSPVQLEWNMKMWWVHTETMVAFLMAYQHTRDGDHLDTFARVYDYCYSNHVDKKRGEWYGYLNRDGSVSMRFKGGPWKGCFHVPRSLLYCKQMLSELLKRPT; the protein is encoded by the exons ATGGCTGAGAAAAGACTTCAAGAGTTTTACGACGAGATAAGTGAGGATCTGACCAGATGTGTGCAGTTCTGGTTGACACATTCACACGACGATAAATACGG AGGCTTTTTCAATTGCATTGATGAAGACGGAACCGTGTATGACGAAACAAAACACGTTTGGCTTCAGGCCCGGCAG GTGTGGATGTACGCTAAGTTGTATAACGAGGAGGAACAGTTTAACACTCAAGCTGTGCTACAAGCCGCAGAAAAAG GGGCGGGGTTTCTTATGAAGTTCGCCAAGGACGCGTCGACGGGCAGGTGTTATCTTATTCTTACCCGAGATGGAAGACCAATCAAAATGCAACGTACGATATTCTCGGAATGCTTCTACACCATGGCTATGTCCGAAATGGCCAAGGCGACGAAACAAGAATTGTACAAG ACCGAGGCAATCCAAATGATGGACAGACTCATTCACTGGGTACGCGAAGACGACACGGACATCCGACTAGGGCGTCCGCCGCTGTCGGGTGAGGCGAGGTCTGAGTCTCTGGCGGTACCCATGATGCTGCTGTGTGTGACACACGAGCTTCAAACCCTGGACCCGTCCCTCGGCGCCAGGTACCGCGACATACAGGAGTGGAGCGTGCAGAAAGCGCTGTCGCATGTACAG CGCGAGGGGACTGTGATCCTAGAAAACGTGAGCACTTCAGGAACGGAACTTCCGGGATCACTGGGTCGTCTCATGATACCAG GTCATGCAATAGAGGCCGGTTGGTTCCTTTTGCGGTACGCAAAACAAAACGGTCGTGACGAGCTTGCCCAAAAGGCAATCGACCAATTTATGAATGACCCTTTTGCCAGAGGTTGGGACGATGAATGCGGGGGACTTTACTACTTTCTAGATGCCGATAGATACAG TCCAGTGCAGCTAGAATGGAACATGAAGATGTGGTGGGTACACACGGAGACAATGGTCGCTTTCCTGATGGCTTATCAACACACACGTGACGGGGACCACCTCGATACGTTTGCACGTGTTTATGACTACTGCTACTcaaat CACGTTGACAAGAAGCGAGGAGAATGGTACGGATATCTGAACAGGGACGGGTCTGTGTCCATGAGGTTTAAAGGTGGACCATGGAAAG GTTGTTTCCACGTACCCAGATCACTCCTTTATTGCAAGCAGATGCTGTCTGAACTACTCAAACGACCAACCTAA
- the LOC127851067 gene encoding N-acylglucosamine 2-epimerase-like isoform X3 encodes MTMNMGKVYGVLVAKSRATINTEAFSIALMKTEPCMTKQNTFGFRPGRYEQRWVWMYAKLYNEEEQFNTQAVLQAAEKGAGFLMKFAKDASTGRCYLILTRDGRPIKMQRTIFSECFYTMAMSEMAKATKQELYKTEAIQMMDRLIHWVREDDTDIRLGRPPLSGEARSESLAVPMMLLCVTHELQTLDPSLGARYRDIQEWSVQKALSHVQREGTVILENVSTSGTELPGSLGRLMIPGHAIEAGWFLLRYAKQNGRDELAQKAIDQFMNDPFARGWDDECGGLYYFLDADRYSPVQLEWNMKMWWVHTETMVAFLMAYQHTRDGDHLDTFARVYDYCYSNHVDKKRGEWYGYLNRDGSVSMRFKGGPWKGCFHVPRSLLYCKQMLSELLKRPT; translated from the exons ATGACTATGAATATGGGTAAGGTGTATGGAGTTCTGGTTGCAAAAAGTCGAGCGACGATAAATACGG AGGCTTTTTCAATTGCATTGATGAAGACGGAACCGTGTATGACGAAACAAAACACGTTTGGCTTCAGGCCCGGCAGGTACGAACAGAGATGG GTGTGGATGTACGCTAAGTTGTATAACGAGGAGGAACAGTTTAACACTCAAGCTGTGCTACAAGCCGCAGAAAAAG GGGCGGGGTTTCTTATGAAGTTCGCCAAGGACGCGTCGACGGGCAGGTGTTATCTTATTCTTACCCGAGATGGAAGACCAATCAAAATGCAACGTACGATATTCTCGGAATGCTTCTACACCATGGCTATGTCCGAAATGGCCAAGGCGACGAAACAAGAATTGTACAAG ACCGAGGCAATCCAAATGATGGACAGACTCATTCACTGGGTACGCGAAGACGACACGGACATCCGACTAGGGCGTCCGCCGCTGTCGGGTGAGGCGAGGTCTGAGTCTCTGGCGGTACCCATGATGCTGCTGTGTGTGACACACGAGCTTCAAACCCTGGACCCGTCCCTCGGCGCCAGGTACCGCGACATACAGGAGTGGAGCGTGCAGAAAGCGCTGTCGCATGTACAG CGCGAGGGGACTGTGATCCTAGAAAACGTGAGCACTTCAGGAACGGAACTTCCGGGATCACTGGGTCGTCTCATGATACCAG GTCATGCAATAGAGGCCGGTTGGTTCCTTTTGCGGTACGCAAAACAAAACGGTCGTGACGAGCTTGCCCAAAAGGCAATCGACCAATTTATGAATGACCCTTTTGCCAGAGGTTGGGACGATGAATGCGGGGGACTTTACTACTTTCTAGATGCCGATAGATACAG TCCAGTGCAGCTAGAATGGAACATGAAGATGTGGTGGGTACACACGGAGACAATGGTCGCTTTCCTGATGGCTTATCAACACACACGTGACGGGGACCACCTCGATACGTTTGCACGTGTTTATGACTACTGCTACTcaaat CACGTTGACAAGAAGCGAGGAGAATGGTACGGATATCTGAACAGGGACGGGTCTGTGTCCATGAGGTTTAAAGGTGGACCATGGAAAG GTTGTTTCCACGTACCCAGATCACTCCTTTATTGCAAGCAGATGCTGTCTGAACTACTCAAACGACCAACCTAA
- the LOC127851067 gene encoding N-acylglucosamine 2-epimerase-like isoform X1, with protein sequence MAEKRLQEFYDEISEDLTRCVQFWLTHSHDDKYGGFFNCIDEDGTVYDETKHVWLQARQVWMYAKLYNEEEQFNTQAVLQAAEKGAGFLMKFAKDASTGRCYLILTRDGRPIKMQRTIFSECFYTMAMSEMAKATKQELYKTEAIQMMDRLIHWVREDDTDIRLGRPPLSGEARSESLAVPMMLLCVTHELQTLDPSLGARYRDIQEWSVQKALSHVQREGTVILENVSTSGTELPGSLGRLMIPGHAIEAGWFLLRYAKQNGRDELAQKAIDQFMNDPFARGWDDECGGLYYFLDADRYSPVQLEWNMKMWWVHTETMVAFLMAYQHTRDGDHLDTFARVYDYCYSNHVDKKRGEWYGYLNRDGSVSMRFKGGPWKGCFHVPRSLLYCKQMLSELLKRPT encoded by the exons AGGCTTTTTCAATTGCATTGATGAAGACGGAACCGTGTATGACGAAACAAAACACGTTTGGCTTCAGGCCCGGCAG GTGTGGATGTACGCTAAGTTGTATAACGAGGAGGAACAGTTTAACACTCAAGCTGTGCTACAAGCCGCAGAAAAAG GGGCGGGGTTTCTTATGAAGTTCGCCAAGGACGCGTCGACGGGCAGGTGTTATCTTATTCTTACCCGAGATGGAAGACCAATCAAAATGCAACGTACGATATTCTCGGAATGCTTCTACACCATGGCTATGTCCGAAATGGCCAAGGCGACGAAACAAGAATTGTACAAG ACCGAGGCAATCCAAATGATGGACAGACTCATTCACTGGGTACGCGAAGACGACACGGACATCCGACTAGGGCGTCCGCCGCTGTCGGGTGAGGCGAGGTCTGAGTCTCTGGCGGTACCCATGATGCTGCTGTGTGTGACACACGAGCTTCAAACCCTGGACCCGTCCCTCGGCGCCAGGTACCGCGACATACAGGAGTGGAGCGTGCAGAAAGCGCTGTCGCATGTACAG CGCGAGGGGACTGTGATCCTAGAAAACGTGAGCACTTCAGGAACGGAACTTCCGGGATCACTGGGTCGTCTCATGATACCAG GTCATGCAATAGAGGCCGGTTGGTTCCTTTTGCGGTACGCAAAACAAAACGGTCGTGACGAGCTTGCCCAAAAGGCAATCGACCAATTTATGAATGACCCTTTTGCCAGAGGTTGGGACGATGAATGCGGGGGACTTTACTACTTTCTAGATGCCGATAGATACAG TCCAGTGCAGCTAGAATGGAACATGAAGATGTGGTGGGTACACACGGAGACAATGGTCGCTTTCCTGATGGCTTATCAACACACACGTGACGGGGACCACCTCGATACGTTTGCACGTGTTTATGACTACTGCTACTcaaat CACGTTGACAAGAAGCGAGGAGAATGGTACGGATATCTGAACAGGGACGGGTCTGTGTCCATGAGGTTTAAAGGTGGACCATGGAAAG GTTGTTTCCACGTACCCAGATCACTCCTTTATTGCAAGCAGATGCTGTCTGAACTACTCAAACGACCAACCTAA
- the LOC127851073 gene encoding uncharacterized protein LOC127851073: MNSLVELAKICKDVSLRIQMRGEKIEELSKKKQERHLFVYSKKLAIEIDEIRTAIKQSNFKNHITKFTFKEHPTLENILQKTILEIGTLQEACDGSEEFVDDTHASLTGTPEHADESCARKITQPKNFASGNQPPGKMTVEAINFLVFRIKYEFLNGQQSDGKMYKALTEHVYLPYSNNGINICRMLKLAFQRKLLFTINSDGAIVYNGIDPRSSPYVMTEIDCTRVTTQLKDKGITMADIDTNDGFEGTVTVD; encoded by the exons ATGAACAGTCTGGTTGAACTTGCAAAAATTTGCAAAGACGTTTCTCTTCGAATTCAAATGCGTGGAGAAAAAATCGAGGAGTTATCGAAGAAAAAACAAGAACGGCATTTGTTTGTATATTCTAAAAAACTGGCCATTGAAATTGATGAAATAAGAACAGCTATTAAGCAGTCAAACTTCAAAAACCATATTACAAAATTCACATTTAAAGAACACCCAACATTGGAAAatattcttcagaaaacaattcttGAAATTGGAACACTTCAAGAGGCTTGTGATGGAAGCGAAGAATTCGTTGACGATACACATGCTTCATTAACG GGGACTCCTGAACATGCAGATGAAAGCTGTGCGCGGAAAATAACACAACCGAAGAATTTTGCGTCCG gtAATCAACCTCCTGGAAAGATGACGGTTGAAGCGATAAATTTTTTGGTATTTCGTATTAAGTACGAGTTTTTAAATGGACAACAATCG GATGGCAAAATGTATAAGGCTTTAACTGAGCACGTGTATCTCCCTTACTCGAACAATGGAATAAACATTTGCAGAATGCTTAAACTAGCCTTTCAAAGGAAATTGCTGTTTACCATTAACAGTGATGGCGCCATTGTTTATAACGGCATAGATCCTCGGAGCTCACCCTACGTAATGACAGA AATCGATTGTACCAGAGTAACCACACAGTTGAAAGATAAGGGCATCACGATGGCTGACATTGACACCAACGATGGCTTCGAGGGAACAGTGACTGTGGACTAA